The stretch of DNA GGTTTAAACCCGTAGAAAACCTTAACAGCAGAAGCCAAAGCATCCCTCTCATGAACGTTCAAATCCAAATTTAAATTGAAATCTTTGCAATACCTATAAACCAAATCCCTCTTCTCATCAACACTTAAACTCCTATCAAGCTCATACACCCTTGCACCCCAAATGGAAGCCATTTTAACTACGAAGAATGATGGTGGATGCACATCAGTGGCCACAATGATGGGAGTACCGAACTTCATAACCTCAGATATAATATCATTCCTACCCCAATTCCTCCTACTACAAACATGGACTAACCTACCATCCATATCCAATATAGCTAAACCAGTAATAACCCCTGGATCAAGACCCACTATTAAAGGCTCCTTCCCACAAATATCCTCAGACTCAGGAGAACCAAGGGGTTTAAAGATTATTCTATCAGAAGACTCTTCAAACACTTTAATTTGCACATCACCCAAATTCATATTTTTAACAAGCCCCCTTAAAGAGTCTTTTGGGGAATACACTATGAATAGGCATCTATCAACCCCAAACCCCCTCCTATTAAAGAAGATGTCATATTCAATGCCATGGGAATCGAGAATGGACTTAATGTTCATAGATGCATTATAAACTGCAGTTCTAATCTTCCTCTCATACCTATCCTCACTCATACCCCCCTCACCAATCCTCCTCCCCCTACACACAAGAATCCTAGTCTCATTCTTCAAGTACTCAACCTCAGACCCCACACCCATACTTGCAAGTCTAGCTGAAAGTTCAGCAGCCATAATTGGGCTGAGCTTCCCAACACCATCAGCCAAACCATAATCCCTAACCAGCATCGAGAGAGGCTTAAATCCACCAAAAACCCTAGTAACCTGAACAACCTTAACATCTTGTGGAAAAGCTTTAAGGAATTTTAGAAGCCTAGAACTGGAGGATGCAAACTCATAAACATTATCTATTGCAACCATTGAGGGCTTAAGGGTCCATACAAGTCTTAAAAGCCTCCTTTTACTCACATTCTCAAATCTCGATACAACCTTCCCCTCATCCAATACGACAACGGAATATCTTGGTTGAGAACGCCCCAATGGTGTTGACATGGGCATTAAGTCAACGCCTAAAATAACTCCACCCAAATTTAACACCACAAATAAATCATCTACCCAAAACATATGATAGGGAATCGGTGAAATTTAACTTTAACTTAAACCTCCTATCAAAGAAATCTATTATATTTCTTAAATCCCTCTCCAATAACATCATAGCTGAGGGATGATTAACCTCCACAGCTTGAGGCCAATCTATTATGACACACTCCAAATTCGGCGTAACAATTATGTTGTATTCAGATAGATCCCCATGAACATATCCACCACTATACGATAAACGCATCTCATCCAAAATCATTTCAAAGAAATTGTATGGATCTGGAAGGTAGTCGCAGACGTAGAGGAGGTCTCCCTCCACATAGGAC from Candidatus Methanomethylicota archaeon encodes:
- a CDS encoding DUF460 domain-containing protein, giving the protein MGGVILGVDLMPMSTPLGRSQPRYSVVVLDEGKVVSRFENVSKRRLLRLVWTLKPSMVAIDNVYEFASSSSRLLKFLKAFPQDVKVVQVTRVFGGFKPLSMLVRDYGLADGVGKLSPIMAAELSARLASMGVGSEVEYLKNETRILVCRGRRIGEGGMSEDRYERKIRTAVYNASMNIKSILDSHGIEYDIFFNRRGFGVDRCLFIVYSPKDSLRGLVKNMNLGDVQIKVFEESSDRIIFKPLGSPESEDICGKEPLIVGLDPGVITGLAILDMDGRLVHVCSRRNWGRNDIISEVMKFGTPIIVATDVHPPSFFVVKMASIWGARVYELDRSLSVDEKRDLVYRYCKDFNLNLDLNVHERDALASAVKVFYGFKPLFSKADSSVSELGIDVPRKQLRALLIRGYSIKRAIDVLTREVKISTAVESKLEEVELEVEAESSDVVEYLKRKLSIEEEMVRNLKLQRDQLAMEVEKLKSEIDKLNSLINSLNSELNYKIKRDREVASLESRLSELQLAYQSIKSECESLKAKVDSWTKMFLKILRGEIVFLKPIKNLTLDNVRSSIESYNIRRGDVIFISDFNVFDVDSLKKLSSVGCAGIVGFSPPKHVCEAFDDFEIPFIDASSIKLEFFEGYPYVEANLLSNALNSARESLLERSSLKRRERLKKLFDEYRSMRLKELKDFDSTIKY